Part of the Planctomycetota bacterium genome, CGGCGCCTGGTCGGTCGACGACGGTGCGCGGGCGACACGGGCCCGGGCCGACGCGGTCTTGCAGCACGGCCCGCGGGGCGGGGCGATGCTCTCGGTGATCGCCGACCGGGCCACGGTCGGCGACCTGATCGCGCCGCTGGCCGGTTCGGTGTGGGTGTGTGCCGAGAATGCCCCCGAGCAGATCGTGGTCGGCGGCACGGTCGCCGGTATCGACGCCCTCGAAGCCCGGCTGCAGCCGACGCGGATCCGCTCCAAGCGGCTGGCCGTTCCGAGCCCGTTCCACACGCCGTTGCTGGCGGCTGCCGCCGATCGATTGGCCGGCGCGCTGGCCCCCGTGGCGTTCGCCACGCCGCGATTGCCGCTGGTGAGCAGCACGACGGTGGAGCCGCTTGTCGACGCGGCGGCGATCCGCGCGAGCCTTGTCCGGCAGATGACCGAGCGCGTCCGCTGGGTCGACGTCGTCCGTCGTCTCCACGCCGCTGGGGTCCGCACGTTCGTCGAGGTCGGCCCGTCGGGCGTACTCACCGGTCTGGTCCGGCGGATCCTCGACGGCCTGCCCGGGGTGACGCTGGTGCAGTTCGACCAGCGCGGCCAAGCGGGAGCCGACCACCTGCGGCGGCTGCGCGACCAGCTGTCGGCTGCCGGGGCGCTGCGAACAGTCGCTACGGCGGTCGCGGTGCCCTCCGCGGTGAGGGCGGTGGCGACCCACCCGGCGATCCTGTCGTTCGATGCCACGGCACGGCGGCGCGCCCGCAATCGGGCTGGTGGCGGAGGGCCACCGGCCGTTCCGGCGGGCACGGCACCGGCACCGACCGCGCCGATCGCGATGCTGGCCAACGGCCACGCGGCAGACGCTCCGGGTTCACCCCGCGCTCCTTCTCCCGCGCCCAGCGGCCGCCATGGCGGCGACAGTGGCACGGCCCGAAACGGCAGCCACGATGGCGGCAATGGCGCTGCAGCGGCGCCGCTGGCACCGGCGCCGTACGTGGCTGTCGGCAGCGCCGCGACCAATGGCTCGGCCTATCCGTCGTCGGGCAATGGCTACCACGCCGGCGGCTCGGTCATCGATGCTTCCGCCAAGGCGGCGCCGGTCCGGCTCCGCAACGCCGCCGCCGGTGCCTCTCCGGTCATCCGGCCGGTCGGCGGCCTCGAGCAGATCGTGGTGGCGCTGCTCACCGAGCATGCCGCCCGCCTCCCACTGGCGAGCGCCGGCACCGCCGGGAGCGACGTGCTCGACGCGCTCGAGCACCTGTTCGAGAGCGTGCCGTCGCGCCGCGCGGCGGTGATGGCCGCCACGACGCTCGACGATTTCTGCGCTCTGCTCGCGGCCAGCGGCGGGAAGGCCGAATGGGTCGAGCCCGCGCCCCCGGTGAGCGCTCGAGCCGGCGCTGCGAAGCCATCAGCCCAGGGTGACGGGCTCGAGACGTTCGTGATCGACTTCGTCGTCGAGCAGACGGGCTACCCGCGCGAGATCGTCGAGCTGGACGCCGATCTGGAGGGCGACCTGGGGATCGACAGCATCCGCAAGGCGCAGCTGTTCGGTGAGATCGGCCAGCGTTACGGTCTGGGCGCCGACGCGAGCGTGTCGCTCGACGACTTCCGCACGCTGCGGCACCTGCTCGACTACATGCTCCCGCGCGTCGGCGGGGCGGGGACGTCGACGGCTGCCGTGGCGGCCGTTGCACCGGCTCCGGCGCCGGTCGCGTCGGCTCCGGCGGTGGTCGCGAGCGCCGCGGCGGCTCCGGCGAGCGCGGCAGGAGCCGCGGAGCTGGAGGCGTTCGTCGTCGACTTCGTCGTCGAGCAGACGGGCTACCCGCGCGAGATCGTCGAGCTGGACGCCGATCTGGAGGGCGACCTGGGGATCGACAGCATCCGCAAGGCGCAGCTGTTCGGTGAGATCGGCCAGCGTTACGGTCTGGGCGCCGACGCGAGCGTGTCGCTCGACGACTTCCGCACGCTGCGGCACCTGCTCGACTACATGCTCCCGCGCGTCGGCGGGGCGGGGACGTCGACGGCTGCCGTGGCGGCCGTTGCACCGGCTCCGGCGCCGGTCGCGTCGGCTCCGGCGGTGGTCGCGAGCGCCGCGGCGGCTCCGGCGAGCGCGGCAGGAGCCGCGGAGCTGGAGGCGTTCGTCGTCGACTTCGTCGTCGAGCAGACGGGCTATCCGCGCGAGATCGTCGAGCTGGATGCCGATCTGGAAGGTGATCTGGGGATCGACAGCATCCGCAAGGCGCAGCTGTTCGGTGAGATCGGCCAGCGTTACGGTCTGGGCGTTGACGCGAGCGTGTCGCTCGACGACTTCCGCACGCTGCGGCACCTGCTCGACTACATGCTCCCGCGCGTCGGCGGTCACTCAGATGCAACGCCCGCCAGTGTTGTTGCGGCGTCAGCCAGCTTCGTCGCTCCGCCCGCTCGGGCTCCCAGTGAGGCGTTCGTGGTCGGTCAGGCCGAAGGGCGGCGGCATTCCGCTGCCATCCGTGGGTGGTGCCGAGAGCTGGCGGCGCTCGGCTCTGCAGCGCAGCGCGCGACCCCCGATCAGACCACCGCCGACTTCCTCGCGGGCGTCGCCGATGCGACCGGAATCGACCGCGGTATCCTCGAAGCAGGGTGGGCCGAGCCGGCCCGCGCCCTCGGCGGCCTCGACGTGATCGCCGATCTTGCCGGCCGTGACGGCCCGGCGATCCTCGTCGGATTCGGCCGCCATGCCGCGCCGGTGATCCGCCAGCAGTCTGTGGGGACGACGCTCGTCGGCGTCGCCGGTCTGCCTGGTGCCGTGGCTGGCTGGAACGACGCCGGCATCGTCGCCTTGGTGTCCCCTGCGGCTGCCCCCGGGGCCGCGCAGTCGATCGAGCGGATCGTCACGACGGTCCAAGCGCACGCCGACGTCGCCGCCTCCGGCCCATGGCCCGCGGGGATCGTGATCGCGCTCGCCGGAAGCGGCACGGTGTTCACGACCGATGGCTCAGGCCGGCCCGTCGGTTCGGCTCCCGCCTTCCGCGCCGTCCGCGGCGACGCTCCGCTCGGCCGGATCCTCTGCAGCGCGGCCCCCGACACTCCCCTCACGGCGCTGCTGGCATCCGACCCGGCCGGGTTGCCCGCAGCGCTGTCCGCCGCCGCCACGTGGATGATCGCCGGCGTTGATGGCAGTGGACCGCGGGCGCTTTCCGGAGGGCCGCTCAGCGCCGGAGACCTCGCGGCGGCTGCGGCGTCGCTCGCGGCCGTGCTGGCAACCCGCTCGCCGCGCCCGTCGCCGACGACTCCCTCGGTACCATGCGACGAAGGAGCGATCACGCGCCGCTACGGCCTCGCCATCCGTCCGCTTCCGGCGGCTCCCGCCGCCCGGCTCGCTGGGGAGCGCGTGCTCGTGCTCGCCGTTGCCCAAGCTTCCGACGACGGCGTGGCGGCAGTCGCCGATCGGCTCCGTCGGGAAGGGGCGGCCGTCGAGATCGGGCGCGCCGATGACGCGGCCACGGCCGTGATGGTCGTCGAACGCGCCGAGTCGGCCGGCCCCGTCCGTCATCTGTTGATGCTCACTCCGTCCGGCGAAGGCCGCCCCTGGTCGGCCGCCGCCGGCGAACCGATCGCTTCGCTGTTTTCGGCCTGCCAGCGCTGGATCGTCGCCCGGAACGCCTCCGGCGACCTCGGCCGATCCACGCTCACCGCGGCGACGACGCTCGGCGGTGACTTCGGTCTCGCCGGGGACATCGGCTGGGTGGGTGGTGGTGCCCTGACCGGTCTGTTCAAGAACATCGCCCACGAATGTGCCGGTCTCGTCGTCCGGGTGGTCGACCTGCCTGCCGCGATCACCGCGGCCGAACGGGCGGACCGGATCGCCGCCGAGATCGGCGCCGCCGGTCCGGTCGAGGTCGGCTACGCCAGTGGCCAGCGCGTCGAGATCGTGCCCACGGAGGGCGGCCCACGACCGGGGCGGGCACTCGCGAGCCTCGCTCCGGGGAGCGTGTGGCTGGTGACCGGTGGGGCACGGGGGGTAACCGCCGCCTGCGCCCTCGAGGTGGCCCGGCGCCGCGGGGTCGATCTGGTTCTCGTCGGCTCGACGAACCCCGAGCCGGTCGAGCCGGCATGGCTCGACGCCGACGCCGCGCTGCTCCGCGATCTCAAGGGGCGCGTGATGCTCGCCGCCAAGGGACGCGGCGAGGACCCGCGCAGGGCCTGGGCACGCGTCGAGAAGTCGATCGAGATCGCCCGATCGTTGGCGCGGTTCCGCGCCGCCGGCGTGAAGGCCAGGTACCACGCCTGTGATCTCGCCGACGCGGCTGCCGTTGGTCGCCTCGTCGCCGACGTGGCGGCGACGGTCGGCCCGATCCGCGGCATCCTCCACGGTGCCGGCTGGGAATCGGCCTGCCGGTTCGAGAAGAAGACGCTCGCCGGTCTCGCGGCGACGCTCGGCCCCAAGTGCCTCGGGCTCGAGGCGCTGCTGGCGGCGGCGTCCGGCCAGCCGGTCGAGGCCCTGGTCGCGTTCGGCTCGACGAGCGGCAGGTTCGGCGGTCATGGCCAGGCCGACTATTCGCTCGCCAACGATCTCCTCGCCAAGCTCGTCGCCGACGCGCGGCGGCGCCTGGGCCTGCGGGCGACGACGTTTCACTGGCATGCCTGGGACGAAGTCGGAATGGCGAGCCGGCCCGAGAGCCGGTTCGTCCTCGAGCAGTTCGGGCTCGAGTTCATGCCGTTGGCCGAGGGGGTCGGGCGGTTCCTCGCCGAGCTCGAGGCGGGGCTGCCCGATGCGGAAGTGCTCGTCACCGAGCCGAAGCTGTGTCCTTCAGGCGTCGCCACTGCCACCGACCGCCGCCCGGGTGCGTTCCCCGAACGCGCCGAGACGACTCGACGCGGCAGTCTGGTTCAAGACGTGGAGAACACACCCGATCAATCGTGTGTATCGTTCCAGCTCGATCCGAGCGTCGATCGGTTTCTCCTCGACCATCGCTTCAATGGTCGTCCGCTCCTCCCGGCAGTGATGGGCGCGGAGTTGTTGTGCCAAGCCGTCATCGCAGCGGAGGCCGGCGCCAGTGTCGGCGAGATTCACGACTTCAAGGTGATGCGACCCGTCGGTTTTCCGGACGACGTCAGTCGAGAGATCGTCGTCGAGGTACCGACTCGTTCGTCGCGTGCGCTCTCTGCGCGTGCCCTGGCGCGGGCCACGGCCGGCAAGGGCATTCCTTCGAGCGGCACGGTCGAGTGTCTCAGCGCGCGATGCGTGGTCGGACCTGCTGAGCCGCTGTCGGCTCGACCAGAACCGTCGCCGATGCCGTTCTACCCCACCACCTACCGGGAAGACACACCGCTTTGGCACGGTCCGGCATTTCGGACCCTCGGCGGACTGTTCCTCGACCGGAGCGGGGGATGGGCACGGCTGACCGCATTCGATCCCGATGTCACCGCTGCACCGCGCGGCGCACGCGGGTGGACGGTTCCGGTTGCCCTCGTCGATGGATGTGTGATGGCATGCGGAGTGTATTCCTATGTGATGTGTGGCCAGCGCATCGAGTTGCCGGTGGGCTGGGATCGTGCGAGATTCGTCGAGGCCCCGCGGTCGGGAGAGAAGTGCACCGCGCGGCTCCGGTTCGTGAGTCAGACCCCCGGTCAGTCGGTGTACGATGTCGTGGCATTCGGCGATGACGACCGCCCACTGTTCTCGATCGAGGGGTTGATGCTGGCCCTGGCGTCTCGGGCCGTGGGCGCGGCTTCATGATGCCCCGATCCCATTCCGTCGTTGCTGCATCGAAGAGCGGATCCACGCGTCATCTCGCTGTCGGTGACGAGATCGTGTCGATCGCCACCCGGGTGCCTTATCCCGGTGAGTCGCTATCGACGGGCGTTCGGCGATTGGCCGCTGAAGTCATCCGGGACCACCTTCGTGGCCATCACGGCATGATTCGGATCGCGACCGTGCTGCCCTCCGGTCGGCCGGTTGCCACCGATTCCACTGGTCCCCTTCGGGTGACGGTGTCACTCTCCCACGACGATGGACTGATGGCGGCTGCGGCGGCGGAGCGGTGCAATGTCGGTGTTGATGTGATCGCGAGCAAAGCACGCTCATCGGGGCTCGACTTTTGGCTCGATCCGGGTGAGCAGCGGTGGGAGAAGCGAGCCGGGATTCCCGGTCTTCTCTGGGCGGCCAAGGAGTCGGCCTACAAGGCGTCTCGACTCGACACGCCGTTCCGACCCCGCGAGATCGCGGTTTCACCCCGCGGCGACGACGGGTTCCGGTTCACCTGGTCCAACCGCTGGCACGTGGTCATCGGCTCCGGCCGATTGCTCGTCGACGAAGGCCACGTTGTGGCAGTCGCAACCGCATCTCGGCATGGTCAGCGATCGACCGCGTCGGCCGCGGAGAGAGCAGCATGTTCTTGAGCGACACCCACCTGCAGCAGCTTTTCCCGCCAGCGTCGTATACCTCTCCGGCGATGTTCGAGGCGGAACGCGAAAGACTTCTGTTGCCGGCCTGGCATCTCGTCACGACCATGGCCGAGATCCCGCGGGTCGGCGACTTCATCACATCTCGGCTCCTCGATCATGACATCATCGTTCACCATACCGAAGAAGGCCCGCGGGCGTTCCTCAATGTTTGCCCCCACCGGTTCGCGAACCTTTCCAGTCATCGGGATGGACGGCAGTGTCGACTCACGTGCCAGTACCACGGCTGGGAATTCGGCGCTGACGGAAGCACGCGTCGGATTCCCGACGCGCCGAGCTTTCGGCCCTTGGAGAAAGGTGCGTTCGGGCTCCATCGACTGTACTGCGAGACATTCGGGCAGCTTGTGTTCGTGAGGCTGGGCCTCGGTCAGACGGCACTGGATGCACGATTCGGTCCGCGGCACGACGACGTCAGCCGCGCGGTCGCCAGCGAGCATCGGTTGGTGGTGTCCTGGTCGCGTGAAGTCGCGGCCAACTGGAAGGTGATCATCGAGAACAACCTCGAAAGCTACCACGTCGGCGTGGTGCATCGGTCAACGCTCGGATCGATGCCCGATGAAGAGGTCTGCCACCACGAATTGTCACCGGTTCACAGCCGTTTCACGGCACCAGGTGGTGTCCCGGGATTCATCGGTGACCTGCAGCGAACACTTCTCCGGCGGGTCGGCGGGGAGCCCTCGCGGAAGTATCACCATTGCCTGTTCATGCCAAATCTGACCGTGTTGTGGATGGATGACATCTCCGCGGTGCAGACCTTCGAACCGATGACCTCGAGGACGACGAGGGTGACTTTTCGCGGATTTGCGCTGTACGGCTCGCGGCGGGGGCCTGTCGTCGAGCGCTGTCTGCGTTGGCTTGCTGCCCGCCATCTGCGTTTCTGGGGCCGCGTGTGGGAGGAGGACTTGCGGCTTTTTCCCGACCTCCAGGCGGGACTCGAGAACCCGGTGCTCCCGTCGCCGGGGCTGATTTCAAGGCGCGAGGAACGAATTCACCATTTCCAGCGCTGGGTTGTCGATCGATTGGCTGACGCTGCAGACGGTTCCACAGCAGTCAGCACGCAGTCGAATGCGGGAGGGGTGGCATGACGACCACCGCGCCGCCCCCCCGTGGCCTCGTCGAGATGGTCCTCCCCGACGGCCGGGCCGTGCTCACGTTGTGCCGCGACAACACCGCGATCGCCTACGGGGAGATCTTCTCCGAGCGGATCTACGAGCTGTTCGGGATCACGCTCGAAGACGGCGCGACGGTGATCGACGTCGGCGCCAACGTCGGCCTGGCGGTGATCTGGGTCGGCGATAAGATCGCGCACGGCACCGTCCACGCCGTCGAGCCGATCCCGGCGACGTTCGCCGCGCTCGAGGCCAACGTCGCCCGCCACGTGCGCCTCGACGTCCACCTCCACGCTGCCGGCGCGTCGAACCGGGCCGGAACGGCGGAATTCACCTTCTACCCGCTGACGAGCACCAGTTCCTCGATGTACCCCGACGACTCGGCGGCGGCCCACGCCGAGTCACGGGCGTTCATCCGCGCCGACATCGAGAAGCGGATCGGCTTCCTCGCCCGGCTCGCCCCCGGCCGGCTCCTCGAGCGCGTCGCCGAGCGGATCCGCCGCCACTACCAGGCCGCCGTCACCGTTCCCTGCCGGTTGCTGCGGATCTCCGACCTGTTCGCCGCCCACGGCCTCGAGCGCGTCGACCTGCTCAAGATCGACGTCGAGGGGGCGGAGTTCGACGCCGTCGCCGGGATCGACGCGGCGCACTGGCCGCGGATCCGCCAGGTGATCGTCGAGGTCCACGAGGGCACCGCCGCCTGCGACCGGATGGAGGCCCTGCTCGCCGCCGCCGGGTTCACGACGGCGCGCTACCAGCAGGCCCCTACGATCTTCCCGCGCCACTGGCTCGTCTATGCCAGGCGGTCCGCCGCCACCAGGTCCGTCGCCCACGCTCACACCGAGGAGTGCCTGTCATGATCGACCTGTCGGGGAAAGTGGCCCTGGTCACCGGTTCGAGCCGCGGCATCGGAAGGGCCTGCGCACTGCGGCTCGCCGAGGCGGGGGCCGACGTGGTGGTGAACTTCGTCACCAGCGGCCGTGAGGCCGACGCCGTCGCCGCCGAGATCGCGGCGCTCGGCAGGCGCGTGGCCTGTGTCCGGGCCGACGTCGGCCAGGAGGAGGACGTCGACGACATGATCGGCTTCGTCCGCGAGTCGTTCGGGCGCCTCGACATCCTCGTCCACAACGCCGCCACCGGCGGGTTCCGCCCGCTGGCCGCCACGTCGCAGCGCCACTTCGATGCCGCGATGCACACCAACGTCCTTTCGCTGGTCCACCTCCTCAAGGCGTCGGCGCCGCTTCTCGAGGGGGGCCCGGGACGCGGCAAGGTGGTCGTGCTCTCCAGCCACGGCACCCACATGGCGCTGCCGATGTATGGATTGATCGGCGGCACGAAGGCGGCGCTGACCGCGCTGTCGCGGCACTGGGCGCTCGAGCTCGGAGACCGTGGCGTGAACGTCAACATCGTCGAGGCGGGGCTGGTCGATACCGACTCCACGCGCCGCCTCCCCGGCGCCGCCGAGATGTTCGCCGGCCGGACGAGCAAGACGATGGTCGGCCCGCGCCAGCTCGAGGCGACCGACGTCGCCGACGCGGTGCTGTTTCTCGCCAGTCCCCTCGCCGATCTCGTGCAGGGCCAGACGCTCGTGGTCGACGGCGGCGCGGCGATCCACGTCTGATCCTTCCAGGACCTCCCCATGGCCCCCGACCGCTCCTACCTCCTGCTCACCGGCGCCACCGGCCTCCTCGGCCGGTCGCTGCTCCGCGATCTCGCCGCCGCCGGGCGGCGCGTGGCGGTGCTGGTGCGCGGCTCGAAGACGGCCGACGCCGCCGCACGCGTCGACGAGCTGCTCGCTGACTGGCAGGAGGTCGCAGGCGCCGTCGTCGAGTGCCCGGTCGTGCTCGAGGGCGACATCACCCGCCCCGGGCTCGGCCTCGACCCGGCCGCCGCCGACTGGGTGGCGCGCCACGTCGGCGAGGTGGTCCACTCGGCGGCGAGCCTGTCGTTCGAACGGCGCCCGAGCGACGACGAGCCCTACGCGAGCAACGTCCGCGGCACCGCCAACGTCCTCGACGCCTGTCGGACCGCCGGGATCCGCCGGCTCCACCACGTCAGCAGCGCCTACGTGTGCGGCCTCCGCGAGGGGCGGATCCTCGAGACCGAGCTCGACATCGGCCAGACCCCGGGCAACGACTACGAGCGCAGCAAGATCGACTCGGAGACGGCTGCGGTCTCGGCGCCGTTTCTCGACGTGGTCACCGTCCACCGGCCGAGCATCATCGTCGGTGACCTGGTCACCGGGTTCACCAACACGTTCCACGGGTTCTACAAGCCGCTGCGGATCGTGCAGCCGTTCGTCGAGGCGTTCGTCCAGGCGCGGCTCGCCCCGGGCAGCCTCCTCGACGTGCTTGGGATGAGCGGCCGCGAGGCCAAGAACCTCGTGCCGGTCGACTGGGTCTCGGCGGTGATGACCCGGATCATCCAAGACCCGTCGGCCCATGGGCGCACCTACCACCTGGCCACCGATCATCCGACCCCGTCGGGGCGGCTGTGCCGGCTGTTCGAGGAGCTGGTGGTCGCGATGGCCGCCGAGCGTTCCGCCGGCCGCGCGGGTGCCGCCCCGCGCCCGCCGGCGTTCGACCCGGCCACGCTCGGCCGGCTGTTCGGCGACCAGATGCACGTCTACCGCGCCTACTGGCGCGACGACCCGCGCTTCGACACCAGCCACACCCGCGCCTTCGCCCCCGATCTCCCCGCGCCGCAGCTCGACGACGAGACGATCCGGCGCCTGTGCCGATTCGCGATCGGCAGCGGCTTCCGCTGGCCCCCTCCGGGGCGCCCGGCGCCCGGGCCGGGCGCGCGGGGGGCACTCGTGGAGCGTCTCGGCGCACCGCGGTGGAGCGCCGCACCGGCCGGCCCCTGCGCGGGCCTCGCCGTGGCGGGTGCCGGCGGTGGGCAGTGGACGCTCGGCAGCGGCGCCGACGGGCGTCCGACGTGGCACGTCGGTCTCCCGGCGCCGGGCGCCCCGGTCGTCCGCCTTACCGCCGCGCGGCTTGCCCACGCCTGCGACGAGCGCCATCCGGCCGCGGCCCTCGACGGGGCACTCGTCGAGGGGACCACCGCGGCCGATCGCCAGGTGGCGGTCGACCTGCTCACGGCCGTCGTCATGCGAGCGCCCGGCGCTTCCGCGCCCGCGGAGCGGCCCGCCGGCTCCCGGCCACTGGCGGCAGTTCGCTGACGCCCTGTCGCTCGGCTCACGCCGAGGCGAGCGCGCGCTTCAGATACGAGTGGAACGCCCAGATCCGTTCCTCGCGGGTGCCGATGCAGCCCTTGAACGGCGTCGCGGCGATCCCGCGCTGCTGCGCCTCGAACACGCTGGCGTCCTCGCGCTGGATCGCGGAATTCGCCTTCACGCCGTGCCGCGCGACCATGTGGGCGATGATCCGGGCGATCGGCCCGCGCTTCTCCCCCTCGAGGCTGAACATCCACGCCATCGTCCGCGACGTCGTCGGTCCGGTCGGCAGGTACACCTGCGCGTAGGTAAACAGGTCGGCGAACGTGAACACCAGGTTGGGAAACACGTGGTGGTGCACGTACTGGTCGTGGCACGGCGGTCCGCCGAGTTGCCGCGACACCTGGCGCTGTTTCTTCACCGGCTCGCTCGTCGGATCGAGCGCGTAGACGAGCGTGGTCGAGCGGTCTTCGAGCCAGTGGGCCTGGGCCTCCTCGGGGATCATCCCGAAGCCGCCGAGCGTGGTCGGGTGGATGAACGGCAGGTGGTAGGTCTCGACCGTGTTCTCGACCGGGATCTTCCAATTGCAGGCGAACTCGCGCTGGTACGTCCAATTGCAGCGGTAGGGCATCGCGAACGCCGCGGCGACGCGGGCGTGGAACTCGCC contains:
- a CDS encoding SDR family oxidoreductase encodes the protein MIDLSGKVALVTGSSRGIGRACALRLAEAGADVVVNFVTSGREADAVAAEIAALGRRVACVRADVGQEEDVDDMIGFVRESFGRLDILVHNAATGGFRPLAATSQRHFDAAMHTNVLSLVHLLKASAPLLEGGPGRGKVVVLSSHGTHMALPMYGLIGGTKAALTALSRHWALELGDRGVNVNIVEAGLVDTDSTRRLPGAAEMFAGRTSKTMVGPRQLEATDVADAVLFLASPLADLVQGQTLVVDGGAAIHV
- a CDS encoding aromatic ring-hydroxylating dioxygenase subunit alpha, translated to MFLSDTHLQQLFPPASYTSPAMFEAERERLLLPAWHLVTTMAEIPRVGDFITSRLLDHDIIVHHTEEGPRAFLNVCPHRFANLSSHRDGRQCRLTCQYHGWEFGADGSTRRIPDAPSFRPLEKGAFGLHRLYCETFGQLVFVRLGLGQTALDARFGPRHDDVSRAVASEHRLVVSWSREVAANWKVIIENNLESYHVGVVHRSTLGSMPDEEVCHHELSPVHSRFTAPGGVPGFIGDLQRTLLRRVGGEPSRKYHHCLFMPNLTVLWMDDISAVQTFEPMTSRTTRVTFRGFALYGSRRGPVVERCLRWLAARHLRFWGRVWEEDLRLFPDLQAGLENPVLPSPGLISRREERIHHFQRWVVDRLADAADGSTAVSTQSNAGGVA
- a CDS encoding 4'-phosphopantetheinyl transferase superfamily protein, with the translated sequence MSIATRVPYPGESLSTGVRRLAAEVIRDHLRGHHGMIRIATVLPSGRPVATDSTGPLRVTVSLSHDDGLMAAAAAERCNVGVDVIASKARSSGLDFWLDPGEQRWEKRAGIPGLLWAAKESAYKASRLDTPFRPREIAVSPRGDDGFRFTWSNRWHVVIGSGRLLVDEGHVVAVATASRHGQRSTASAAERAACS
- a CDS encoding KR domain-containing protein, with product MPAAGCWRGCRADPREGCWTPHGTYRALPRPIRAGFPPDICPLPRPVRCPARRGRVTAGPYTRQGRGSALQEPLAIVGMSCRLPGADGLDAFWRLVESGGVAWGPLPESRLPRDLYFDPRKGQLGRSYSEMGALVSERQPDPRTCPITEEMRHRYDIAHVVFLEVTAQACRDAGLDPFAMPADRRTGVYVGHTGGSTRIGDIVYGTGIDETATLLGDVDVARRLLGPDVAAVAAEVTAAIRDRYPGRLPGERLDLEALGAARIVQEALRLDGPYLVVDAACASSLQALAIAARSLATGGIDQAIVGGASYCKSDSLVLFSAAQSVSNTGSCPFGSDADGLVTAEGYVALVLKTLSRAQADGDRIRAVIRGIGVASDGKGKSLWAPRREGQMLAVERAYPDPAEMSHIDYIEAHATSTQVGDATELGALASLLGKHLPAGRRIPIGSVKANIGHTLETAGLASLVKVVLAMEHGVIPPGSTCRELNEEFCWDEGPFSVPRESLPWPRRADGGPRCAAVNAFGIGGLNVHLALAESAPARAPSVVRPTPAGDDGAIAIVGIGCVLPGALSVAAFGELLDRGVPALADVPADRWNLRRALDPSGPRPWRTVAGRGGFVIGFQYDWRRHKVPPKQIAAANPLQFMLLEAADAAIADLGGPARLDRARTAVVVGTMFGGEFSNDLQMGLRLPETAVHLRAALQRRGLGAGEIEAIVAAYEKKVLEELPALVDETGSFTSSTLASRLTKSFDLMGGALALDAGDCSTLAAIAAAADMLHQGTCDAVVCAAGQRAMDLMAFEGLSLEGALTAEPAAPFNAAGGRIPAEGAVVLVLKSLAAARAAGDPIRAVIRGVRVGSGVALEEVAPRVVHDAATAARVPPTAIGAVEVSGSGAAAIDGVVAAALAAEYGNAGGPPRSAGSLDGLVGHCGAGAGAAAVVKLARSLASGTLPATPGIAGEVTVAPGIVASAAPRAIPAADAAGYRAATVTTVHALLVGHLVIDNGLPVPTAATVVPAAPAAQARPIAPPAAGGRALVAAIFPGQGSQYGDMFRSLATETADGSAVRDELDGMARRVGLPTLAETAWRADHVLGLDILATQWSMYLGDLCAWRVLERLGFAPDIVASHSFGEFPALAAVGAWSVDDGARATRARADAVLQHGPRGGAMLSVIADRATVGDLIAPLAGSVWVCAENAPEQIVVGGTVAGIDALEARLQPTRIRSKRLAVPSPFHTPLLAAAADRLAGALAPVAFATPRLPLVSSTTVEPLVDAAAIRASLVRQMTERVRWVDVVRRLHAAGVRTFVEVGPSGVLTGLVRRILDGLPGVTLVQFDQRGQAGADHLRRLRDQLSAAGALRTVATAVAVPSAVRAVATHPAILSFDATARRRARNRAGGGGPPAVPAGTAPAPTAPIAMLANGHAADAPGSPRAPSPAPSGRHGGDSGTARNGSHDGGNGAAAAPLAPAPYVAVGSAATNGSAYPSSGNGYHAGGSVIDASAKAAPVRLRNAAAGASPVIRPVGGLEQIVVALLTEHAARLPLASAGTAGSDVLDALEHLFESVPSRRAAVMAATTLDDFCALLAASGGKAEWVEPAPPVSARAGAAKPSAQGDGLETFVIDFVVEQTGYPREIVELDADLEGDLGIDSIRKAQLFGEIGQRYGLGADASVSLDDFRTLRHLLDYMLPRVGGAGTSTAAVAAVAPAPAPVASAPAVVASAAAAPASAAGAAELEAFVVDFVVEQTGYPREIVELDADLEGDLGIDSIRKAQLFGEIGQRYGLGADASVSLDDFRTLRHLLDYMLPRVGGAGTSTAAVAAVAPAPAPVASAPAVVASAAAAPASAAGAAELEAFVVDFVVEQTGYPREIVELDADLEGDLGIDSIRKAQLFGEIGQRYGLGVDASVSLDDFRTLRHLLDYMLPRVGGHSDATPASVVAASASFVAPPARAPSEAFVVGQAEGRRHSAAIRGWCRELAALGSAAQRATPDQTTADFLAGVADATGIDRGILEAGWAEPARALGGLDVIADLAGRDGPAILVGFGRHAAPVIRQQSVGTTLVGVAGLPGAVAGWNDAGIVALVSPAAAPGAAQSIERIVTTVQAHADVAASGPWPAGIVIALAGSGTVFTTDGSGRPVGSAPAFRAVRGDAPLGRILCSAAPDTPLTALLASDPAGLPAALSAAATWMIAGVDGSGPRALSGGPLSAGDLAAAAASLAAVLATRSPRPSPTTPSVPCDEGAITRRYGLAIRPLPAAPAARLAGERVLVLAVAQASDDGVAAVADRLRREGAAVEIGRADDAATAVMVVERAESAGPVRHLLMLTPSGEGRPWSAAAGEPIASLFSACQRWIVARNASGDLGRSTLTAATTLGGDFGLAGDIGWVGGGALTGLFKNIAHECAGLVVRVVDLPAAITAAERADRIAAEIGAAGPVEVGYASGQRVEIVPTEGGPRPGRALASLAPGSVWLVTGGARGVTAACALEVARRRGVDLVLVGSTNPEPVEPAWLDADAALLRDLKGRVMLAAKGRGEDPRRAWARVEKSIEIARSLARFRAAGVKARYHACDLADAAAVGRLVADVAATVGPIRGILHGAGWESACRFEKKTLAGLAATLGPKCLGLEALLAAASGQPVEALVAFGSTSGRFGGHGQADYSLANDLLAKLVADARRRLGLRATTFHWHAWDEVGMASRPESRFVLEQFGLEFMPLAEGVGRFLAELEAGLPDAEVLVTEPKLCPSGVATATDRRPGAFPERAETTRRGSLVQDVENTPDQSCVSFQLDPSVDRFLLDHRFNGRPLLPAVMGAELLCQAVIAAEAGASVGEIHDFKVMRPVGFPDDVSREIVVEVPTRSSRALSARALARATAGKGIPSSGTVECLSARCVVGPAEPLSARPEPSPMPFYPTTYREDTPLWHGPAFRTLGGLFLDRSGGWARLTAFDPDVTAAPRGARGWTVPVALVDGCVMACGVYSYVMCGQRIELPVGWDRARFVEAPRSGEKCTARLRFVSQTPGQSVYDVVAFGDDDRPLFSIEGLMLALASRAVGAAS
- a CDS encoding FkbM family methyltransferase, producing the protein MTTTAPPPRGLVEMVLPDGRAVLTLCRDNTAIAYGEIFSERIYELFGITLEDGATVIDVGANVGLAVIWVGDKIAHGTVHAVEPIPATFAALEANVARHVRLDVHLHAAGASNRAGTAEFTFYPLTSTSSSMYPDDSAAAHAESRAFIRADIEKRIGFLARLAPGRLLERVAERIRRHYQAAVTVPCRLLRISDLFAAHGLERVDLLKIDVEGAEFDAVAGIDAAHWPRIRQVIVEVHEGTAACDRMEALLAAAGFTTARYQQAPTIFPRHWLVYARRSAATRSVAHAHTEECLS